In Juglans microcarpa x Juglans regia isolate MS1-56 chromosome 1S, Jm3101_v1.0, whole genome shotgun sequence, the genomic stretch ATCATCGTCTCGCCATCGTggatgtacttgggtctttaTGATTCACTTTCAAGTTGATattctcattcttcttttggttttccttctttgaCCCATCAGCAAAAAGCATATCTGCAGCTCTGCATAATTCCGCAGCAAATTTCTCCCAACCCAGACCTTCATACACTTTAGGAATGGCTACAACACTCCGTCGGCCTCCTCCAACATATTCGGTGACAATTAAAAACCTACCATGCTTATTGGAGCTTCTTTAAGCCATGAATGTTTTGCTGCCTTCATGCAAGTGTTTTGTGAAGTCCAAATTTTTTCTCGCTTGTAATACTGCTTCCATCGTAGCCATCAACCATTCTAGACTACTGCGACCCATCACTACAAATCTCCACACCCTTCTACTCCTCTCCACAATTTTTAATGACGATCTCCATGATTCTGACAAAAGCTCAAAAGCCTTCGATTCCACCCAAAAGTGCACCAGATGACCCATACTGATGAACCCTTCGACCTCAGATGCAGGGGCATCCCACGCTGAAATGCACCATTCTGTTGAATAAAAGTAGTGCGCGAAGGTGGTTGGAGTTATTAGGTTGGGAAAAAACAGAGCCCAAAGGCGCATTAGGTTGGTAAAAACAGAACCCCTCAATTGAGATAAGGGAAACTTCCAGTCGCCGGAGGATGACCGGCGTTGGAGACCCCACAATGGGGTCGTCGGAGTCCGTCGAACATGTCTGTAACGATGGCTAATGCAAAGGCTCAGGTTGCGTGAAGTAACGGAGGAAGTAACGAAAAAACAGTAGGATACTCCTAGTTGTCGGCAAAGGACCGACGTCGGATGCCTCACAATGGATGCACCGGAGTCCGTCGTCCAAGTTTGTGGTGGAGTTGAAAGTGCACGGCGACAATACAACACCTTTGACAGAGATGAAGTGAAAAAACCAAGTTTGCCGGCAAGGATCGACGTCGGACGGCCCTCAACGTGGACGCCGGGGTCCGCCGGCCTCGTCTGTGACAGAGGTGAGATATCACACTCTGATTGATGACGGGTGAGGGGTGGCGGTGGGTTGGTTGAGTTAGGGTTTCTCGCTTCACTGTTCACCCATGGGAATCGCAAGGTGTACGGAGAGAATCGCAAGGTTTAGGATAAGATCTGTTTGCAAGTTAACAACAAAGTAGGTTTTTGCAAGTTAATCCAGCAAATGGGAAAGTTGTCAACATAAGATTCTAGTATAGGAAAGAGGCTCTTCAGAAACCTTTCTCCTCCTCATTGAAATCATGTGCAAACACAAGTTCCAAGTTTTAGCCTTCCAAAAGATATTGGCTTACGAACCTTGTAACTTTTTCTTCACCATCTATAATCTAAAATTATAGTCCACCAATTAATATTAACATACCTTCATATTAATCTAAAATTACATCAACAATTATAGTCCACCATCATTACAGCATCACCATACCTTCAGATTATCACAAGCCGAGTGGGGGGAAAGGGAGAGACGTAATGCACGAGAAAGTATGACAAACGACAAAATCATTTTTACACGAGCAGCACACTCCAGTATTaccaaaaactaaaactaaaactttaAGCCAAAAAAGTCTCTAGAAACCAAAAGAGATATTAAGAATCACCAAATGGGTAATAATAAGAATAACTGACGGTATTCAAAGGGAGAGAAATCACCTCCAAGGGCACAGTGGATTCGGGGCCTTGAACTCGAAGAGAAAGCGAATATTGAGCTTCTAGCAGAtttgagggggagggggagggggagggggggggcgCTTCTAGGCAACGGGGTGGgggtaggagagagagagaaagaggggggaAGAGATCGAAAAGTGTGATCTGCTGAAGTTGGGTGTAAAGTATAATTTGCTAAGTTTCTTACGTGGCAGATCCTTAGTGGCTGGTGTAAAAGTTGTGAAATCACTCAACCGGTAGGAGCTTTtccctaaataaaaaataattttatcatatacacacacaatatATGAATCTAGACAAATAAAAGACTAAATTTTTTACTAACTAATCTCTAGAGTTttgttattaaataaatttatctcactctaaattatttgttttatggaTATGAATCTGTAGAATGTGACCGTGAACATTAATTGTTTAGGCTGGCCAAGAAGGTGCAATGGGAACTACAGAGACACCGCGAAAAACTGGCCTTCCTCAAATTGTTAAACGAGATAAGGGATTGAAATTGGTAATTATTCCTTATTTTGATCTGTGAAGGTGAACATGTGATGTTATTTATAGCATAATTGATTCATGGTTTTACTTTTAATTGCATTGTTGTAAACATTCTAATGTGGGACTGATGCACTTCCAAAGTGACCACTGAAAGACACCAGCtgtttttccttcctttcctcATGATTTTATCTGTGTTGTATATACGTAGAACTCTTAGAGAGTTGTACGAATGTACTATAAACTCATATCAAGTATCCAGAGAAAATGTGTAATGTTTAATATAATCACTtgaaacccctaggggttggctcaagtggtaaaaaccttagtcttggtggtatgctccctccaaggtctAAGATTTGAATCCTCTTGGATGCAAagaatctctaggggccatcggacggGGAGATTTTCATCTTGAATTATCCtaggtgcacttgtgggaaactccttgctgaaGGCCTGTGCACCCTGGGATTAATTGGGATATTATTCTCGGACACCCGgtgtcaataaaaaaagatataatcaCTTGAGAAATGCTGtagtttttcaaattcctaaGAGACTGGCAAGTGGTGTTAGTGTGTATATTTCCGGCACATCTCTTCGCATTTTGCATGATTGGATGGTTTCTTATCAGGTCTCCTTGTTTTCTAACTGGTTCTCCTGTTTAGTTTTCAAACACTAGCCTAACAGAATAcaccagtttttctttttttgctgaATGAAGAGGGCAAGAGGGGGGCAACCAGAGGTGGCTTCCTTACTTGGGTGTGACCATAGTAGCACCCTATCCGCCGAGAATCAAATAGGAGGGGCCTAGATGGCGGGAAGTTGCAGACGCTCATTCAAATCAGGTTTGAGCCATAGCTTAGACGCCACCCCTACTAGGAAATTCAATGAATCCTTAGGCagctaatactaatagtttaaggTTAACCCAAAGACCATTGAGCCACCACCCTTGGTGGAAACAAAATACCCGAGATACTCAAATACAAAGTACTCTAAGTTATCAGCTCtcttattatttcatatttgatgTTTAGGTAGCTGGTCTACGTGTGTGTCAGCTGAAATGATCTACATTGAGAATCCATAAAGCCATGGCATTTATGTAGGCTATTGGAGCATTTGGATTGGCTGTAATGCCTATAGAATTAAATGCAAATTTCCACTGTGCTGTTATTGCCATTTCTCCAGTCTATGCTCGGGATGTAACTTTCTTTGTGCATGGCAATCTATTGATATGCAGGCGGAACAATGGGTTGATAATATGACAAAAGGTGCGGAAGATGAACAAACAGAAGTAGAATTACAGGCTCGACCTAATAGGTTTGTATAACCATATTTACTGTCTGTTGTTGCTATTATTGGGTCATTGTATGCTGTTTGCCACAACTCTGTACATTTTCATGTAGACTTGGATTGGGTGCAAAAATTTTGCGTCAGTCCAAAGTTGGACCTTCAAACGACCCACTTGAAAGGAAACTACATGCCAAGTTAAACATAGGGAAAAGAAAAGCTGCCAAAAGTGCCAAGGGATCATCCACTCCTGCGAGAGATGGAGGTGAAAATGAAGATGACAGTGAAGAGGATTTAGACAGCAGAACAAGGGCATTTGACAAGAAGAGAGCAGCTGCTTCTGGAACTGCATTTTTACAGGCAAAAAAAACTCGGAAATAATAATTTCCAGATGTCTATGTCGAATCTTCTAgggttttttctattttgtataCTGTTTATTAGGACTTGACTCTACAAATCAATTCTGTGTAGAATACTCACCAGGGATGCTTTTGCTCGGTGCATGTCTAGCAATATAATTCTGGAAGCTATTGAGCTGTGCTccattttaatgatttttacatTCAAGGGAACTGTTTTTACCTTTAACTAGGGAACACTGTTTAAAAGTTTACCAATCATCTTTGTgttcattatataattttcaaagcatGAAACTTCATTCGTATGAAACCACATAAGCTactttctcattttattattatttaataaaaattacttttttgaaGCCCTTTAATTCACTCTACTAGAATTATTAttcaatgaaaatgaaataatatatgCCATTAAGTAAAACTTATACAAATGAAGAATAGTGTATCTAATTAAATTACAAATCTTTATTTCTGTTAGTTTTCTTAATGCATgtcattattttcattttgattttatcaATCTTTATTTCTGTTAGTTTTCATAATGTATGTCATTaggtctcatttatttttataacttatctcatttcatttaatcattataattttttcaaattctcatccaaaataaaataaacaattcaattttttcaaatttcaaaataaaaataatattaaaaaaatatattctaacaatattttattcaatttttaactttaactcATATCATATTATTGCATAATGACATTCCATAAAAAATTGGATTCACAAATatgaatttctattttttttttcttgatttggaTAGTATAAAATGGTTTAGacttttaaaacattttttaatcatatttacaagattttcaaatgaaaatatttagataaTTACATATATTGTTTTGAATTGAATATCTCCAAAATGCGCTGTGACAAGTTTATAAAATATCTGAAACTTTCTTGGAGAGACACTACTAGCTGTGCAGTTGAAGTACCTATCTTTCTGCTTTCGAGGAGTTCCATAAGATTGATAGGTTTCCCAACGCTATTTGGAGAAATTTAGAGCAATGCTAAAAGACACTATTTGGACAGTGATACGAAATAagtttagataaaagttgaataaaatactgttaaaatattattttttaatattattattattttgagatttgaaaaagttaaattttttattatattctgtacgagaatttaaaaaaattgtaatcatgagatgagataagatgagatgatataagactatttctgtatccaaacgagccttaAATATCATTGGCTCCTCAATATTTATGAGATCAGATCCAGACTTCTCAATGTCTTTCATGTTTGCTTATTTATTGATGACATAAGTAAATGATAATATCCAACACAGATGAGCAACCAGAAAAATTCTGGGTGTGCATAATAACCAAAACCAGCTGGAACAACCATTTCATATTTTGATGTATTATTTCCAGCAATCCATTGCATAACACTCAGTTTGTGTGGTGAATGGTGAACACAGCACTCCTAATTTGTAGTCACTTCACCTTGTTTTATGCTACACACTCATTTAGTTACAAATCACAATACCTTGGTAATTACAGCAGCAAAacagaggaaaagaaagaaagaaacacatCTGAAAATAAAGACAACTGAGCACAAAGAAGAATGAATGGAATCAAACAAACTCAAAAACACCCATCAAATGCTACAAATCTACAACCAGTACACCTATATTGTTACTGGGTTAGATGCAAACTTTATCCAAATTTCACTCTTGTATCACTTAAAAATCGCCACAGAAAGCAGGCATATTTGTATTCTTGTAGGCCGCAGTTTGCAAACTGGATTTTCTGATCCTCACCCCTGAAGGATCCTTCGAATTATGATTTTCATCTATGAAGGCTCTTCAATGATAGTTATAAAACGTTGAAGATTGTAAGATATCTACAGGATTTCTGTGGAAAAGTCAAGAAAAGCCAAGTCAAATCATACCAAGAATGTCCAAAGGTCCCTCCCAAATCTATGAATGCCATCTCTTTTCCCAGATGGACAAGAAAGTTGAAACGACTTGCTTTCTGACCATCTCAACACAGTGTGGGTCAATGTATGGCATGGATGCAAATAAGTTGATTTGTCTTCTACAAGCTGATGCTGTTTCCATTTTCCAACTCAGTTAGAACGGAAGTATACTCACTCGcttgattttcattttcacagCCTAATATGATGTCTTCCATTAAGTCTTCAAGAATAGCTTCACCCATTTCAACGCCAATAGTATCAACGTCAAAATGAAGATCCATCCATGTTCCCATTCTTCCCATGTCTTTTCTGACAATTTGGTCCAAAGTATGAGGCAGCGGCAGAGGAAGGAAATGCCAATGTACTCCTTCGCAGACctcatgaataatatttttcatgtttggaACTGGCCTTATGCTAGGCTTTATGAACGATACCCAGGGGCAGCAGCCAAAATGGCGCTGACAAACCTCCAGGAGAACTTCATTAGTGCAATCAAAAAGGAGCCTCCAGTTATACCCAAGATGGTTGGGAAAGCACTCTACCTCATCAAACAATGATGGGTCAAGAAGCTGGTCTGAAGCAAGGCACTTCACACAGAACTCATCCCAGTTCAATCCAGACGCTTGCAGCACTGCTTTTACGTATTCAAATATGACTTCCTTGTCATCCATGCATGATTTTGCACAGTTAACTTGACTTGCAGTGGAAGAGTTGTGTTCTTCAAATTGAATCTGTTGCAGTGGTAGCTTGACTGAAGAATTGTGAATGAATTGATATTAGCGTATTATccaaaatgaaaagtaaattgTTTCAAGtcattaaaatctcaaaaatgaATGCCTACCAGATGGGGATGTAGACTTTGTAGGGCTGATGTCATCCTCTGTAAATAGAGGCTCAAGAACAGATACAGGACTTGGCCGCTCTGGTATATCAACAGCACTTTCAAGATTTTCAGCTTTCTGGTTGATTACAGAGTTGTAAGGGGATACTAATGGAGGAGATGACACTTGCTTCTTCTCATATGATTCCTGCGAAAAGAACAACAATAGTTGTTAAGACAAACATGATTGATGCTGAAGACACAGTGGTTGTGGTGGTGACAATCACCGTGGCAATGCCTGTGACGATAGTAGTGGTGCCAGTAGTGAGAAAGGTGGTGATATCTGCCAATGTGGTGCTAGTGCCACTGGTGGCAGCAATGAGTCATAGAGCTTTAGAATTACGAAGAACTTTTAGCTGGGCAAGTATCCCCTAGTTTTGAGCATTTTGAGTTCTTTAGTACTTATAGACTCGGGTAGAATAAACGAAGATTGGATCTCAACAACTTCATAGGAATTTAAAATCCATGCCTACAATTTTAGGAGACCAAAATTCATGCATACAATTCCTAGGCAAAGAATAGGACCTATGATATATCACCTGTTTCAAGCTTTCACAATATTCTGTATCATCACAAATTTCAGATGTTTCAGCATTTCGATCATCTCTGGTATCCAAAGAGCTACTTGAATCAGGCAGAGCATACATTACACTGATCTCTCCCTGAACTACAACGTCAGTCGATTTCCCAATCACTACAGCACCTGCAGAAATAGAATAAAAGACTAAGCATTGAAGAATCCAGAAACAAGcttgaaatatatgaaaacGCTAATCAGGGTATATTggagaatttataaaataataccTTCAGGACTCATCTCATCACTAATGGAAACAAAGGCTCCTTCCTCTCCATTACCATAAAAATGATCTTCTGAGGGACTTGGTTTTGAGCTAAGAGCTAGTACTCTATTAACAGGGCTGTCAGAAATGGACGACTGACTCTCCAAGTTTTGTGTTGCCTGATCTAGATGGCTGACAATGTTTTCTCTTTTGGGAGACCATGTGTTTGAATTGACCTCCTGAAGTTTAGCAGAGGCAGAAATCCTCATCTGAGAAGTTACGAATTTATCCTCCCAGTTCCTTCCAGGACTGCCAATGGGAGTCAAGTTGTACTCAGGAAGAGAGAGAATCCTACCAAGGGTTCTATGAACCTGTTTGCTTGAAAAATCTACACCTTCATCCTCATTGCTCAGCAGTTCAGATAGATGTTTCTTGGCTTCAACATAGATATTAGATACCCTTTGCTTGGGATGACCATCAGTTTCATGTTCCATGCTTATTTCAGGATCTTTCAGTTTGCCAGTCTCGCCTCCTTTGTTAATGCCAACAGCAGGCCCACCAATTCTTTCTGTATAGAAATGATCTATACTTGGAGAACTTTTCCCAGTGTTTTCTTTATCAATTTCCGTGTTACTATCTCTCAGATCATGAGGAAAATTATTAGAAACAGAAATTGTAGAGATTCCACTCCATTCCTTTCCCATGGCACTTTTcaactttcttttaatttcagCAAGAAAAAAGAGTGCACCAACTCTCTCAGTTGACCCTTTATCTCCAACAATGCAATGCGGTTCTGGTGATGAGCCAACACCAAATTCAGTTTTGGAATTTTGAAAGCCTGCCGGTCCAGGCTTCAAAATAACAATTCTATTTGAAGCTTCAGAATTCCCATTTTGTTTTGACAGGCTTCTTTTCTGAGACTTGACTTTTCTCCCGAAAAAGTTACGCTGCTGCTTATGATTGACACCATCCTTAGCTTGTCTTAAGCCACCAAGCTCCAGATCTGACAAGTTGGATTCAGGAACTGACTTGGGTTCTTTGCCTTTCTCTATCTGAGTGTCCTTTAAGTTTAGAACATATTTCGCCATCAGCGAGTTTGGGTCTTGCATCAGTTTCTGAAACAATTCCTCATCTGAACTTAAAACCTCAAGACCACCAACAACTCCTTTGGCGTGGTGGGTTTTCCCATTTTCTTTGTGATGTTTCACATTAACAGACTTCTGATTTATAAGGTCCTTTATTTCCTCCCTCAATCCGTCAAAATCAAACTGCTTCTGGTTTGATGGCATTTGAACTTCATCATCCTGATCATGCTCCATGGAACTTAAACTCTTCTGATGGATCCAGCGGCAGAACTCTTCCATTATATCATCTATGCGATTATTTTCTATTGATTGTTTCCCCACATACTCATTACAAGAGCATTCTGATTCCAAGTTTTTCGAAGCATCCAAGTCATGGTTGTCCATATCACAGCTTTTCTTGCGagtcttttttgttcttttgtgcTTGGTCTTTATGTTGCTCTCATGTCCCAATTTGCTAGGTTTTGGTTCTACTTCAGCATTgctattcttcttcttcaggtCCTGCTCACTGAACATCTCCTCTTCCATTAGTTTCTTCACACTAGGCTTACCTACTGCTGTTGTACTCTCTTTACCATCCTGGAACATTTACAATTTAATACTATCAAATTTATGTGCATACCAATAACTTAATTTCGCAAGAAAGTTCCACATTAAAGTTACTAAGTTCACATTCAATTTGGATTCGGGGCAAAAATGACAAGACTTACAAGGGTGCCTTGATTATTTCCATCCAAGATGGTCAACACCTCAAACTTGTTACTTGAATATCCAGTGTCTGCAGAAAGAAGAACAAATTCCAACAATTGCAAGAATTAATACCCTTTCAATGAGTTTCATGGGAATCTCCTACTTATTAACCTATAATCCCGattcaaaatgaaaacaatGTAAATTGATGACATGTTTGACAAATAACATATGCTCCTGCAATATACCTATAATACACAGACCCAGACACCACACGTGAACACAGCTACTTACCAATTCATGTCAGTCCAAATAAGTTTTTTAACCGGTAGTATTAGAAAAGGCCTTGTATGTTACAAGTAGCATTTTGTTGAACCAAACACATTCCATACACatatttgtatatatctatCTTTCAGTTCTTAATGAACCAAGTTCTTACCGGTGACATGCCTGCTCCCACGACTCTTATCTGAAAGCAACCTTTGAGTTGAGCGACCCTGGCGGAAGTCAAAGATACTGATCAAGCCCCACATACAGCCTGACTGATCTTTTCTATACCGCAATGGGAGTCTTTGGGACCTTTTCCCCATAATGACCGAGTGATCCTTGAATTTTATTTCGTCTTTAATCAAAATTACACACTGGTAATGGCCACATTAAACCTGATGATCAGAAAagtgagataaaaaataaaacagttaaAGTATGTTAAACCGATATAAAAAAATCCCTTTCTCATGACACTAGGGTCACATTTTCTGTTACGTTTACTTTACACTGGACTCGAACAGAAATACTATATTGGACATGCAAATCAAGGTACAACTACAAGAATTTTGGTTTCCATTGATGAGATGCAAAATGATCATACAAACTCTAGTCAGTTTCCATTTTCAGTATAATGATTGAAGACAACAGTGATTATTAAGAAATGCCATGCATAAAAGAAGTACCTCAAATATAGAGCTTTTAAATTCAGTATGCCAATGAATAGCAATTGCAGTCGGATAAATCTCCCAGAGAAAAACAAGCAGATTCCAATTTCAACTCCTCACGCTTTCAACTGAGTAAAGCGCAAGGCACTAAGGCTTGCTTTGGATGGCAAGGTATCAAAGCCTTCTTTTTTCAACCATAAGCCTTAAACAGCTCCTCACATACTTTACAAACGCTCAAACTTCCCATTTATCTGCTCTTCCCTTCAAAGAAAAGACCATTTGAGATAACTTTATCCCCTCTACCATTAGCAATCCCAACCTGGTCACAGGTCAACAATATTCACCATCAAATTTAATGGAAAAGACTGATCGATGAACAATTCTGCGGAAGAAAAGTGATCAAAACCTTCAGGGAGACAAAAGCCTTTATCTGAAACTGAGAAACCCAAATCTCATAAC encodes the following:
- the LOC121247199 gene encoding uncharacterized protein LOC121247199; the encoded protein is MGTTETPRKTGLPQIVKRDKGLKLAEQWVDNMTKGAEDEQTEVELQARPNRLGLGAKILRQSKVGPSNDPLERKLHAKLNIGKRKAAKSAKGSSTPARDGGENEDDSEEDLDSRTRAFDKKRAAASGTAFLQAKKTRK
- the LOC121245803 gene encoding uncharacterized protein LOC121245803 isoform X2; the encoded protein is MGKRSQRLPLRYRKDQSGCMWGLISIFDFRQGRSTQRLLSDKSRGSRHVTDTGYSSNKFEVLTILDGNNQGTLDGKESTTAVGKPSVKKLMEEEMFSEQDLKKKNSNAEVEPKPSKLGHESNIKTKHKRTKKTRKKSCDMDNHDLDASKNLESECSCNEYVGKQSIENNRIDDIMEEFCRWIHQKSLSSMEHDQDDEVQMPSNQKQFDFDGLREEIKDLINQKSVNVKHHKENGKTHHAKGVVGGLEVLSSDEELFQKLMQDPNSLMAKYVLNLKDTQIEKGKEPKSVPESNLSDLELGGLRQAKDGVNHKQQRNFFGRKVKSQKRSLSKQNGNSEASNRIVILKPGPAGFQNSKTEFGVGSSPEPHCIVGDKGSTERVGALFFLAEIKRKLKSAMGKEWSGISTISVSNNFPHDLRDSNTEIDKENTGKSSPSIDHFYTERIGGPAVGINKGGETGKLKDPEISMEHETDGHPKQRVSNIYVEAKKHLSELLSNEDEGVDFSSKQVHRTLGRILSLPEYNLTPIGSPGRNWEDKFVTSQMRISASAKLQEVNSNTWSPKRENIVSHLDQATQNLESQSSISDSPVNRVLALSSKPSPSEDHFYGNGEEGAFVSISDEMSPEGAVVIGKSTDVVVQGEISVMYALPDSSSSLDTRDDRNAETSEICDDTEYCESLKQESYEKKQVSSPPLVSPYNSVINQKAENLESAVDIPERPSPVSVLEPLFTEDDISPTKSTSPSVKLPLQQIQFEEHNSSTASQVNCAKSCMDDKEVIFEYVKAVLQASGLNWDEFCVKCLASDQLLDPSLFDEVECFPNHLGYNWRLLFDCTNEVLLEVCQRHFGCCPWVSFIKPSIRPVPNMKNIIHEVCEGVHWHFLPLPLPHTLDQIVRKDMGRMGTWMDLHFDVDTIGVEMGEAILEDLMEDIILGCENENQASEYTSVLTELENGNSISL
- the LOC121245803 gene encoding uncharacterized protein LOC121245803 isoform X1, encoding MGKRSQRLPLRYRKDQSGCMWGLISIFDFRQGRSTQRLLSDKSRGSRHVTDTGYSSNKFEVLTILDGNNQGTLDGKESTTAVGKPSVKKLMEEEMFSEQDLKKKNSNAEVEPKPSKLGHESNIKTKHKRTKKTRKKSCDMDNHDLDASKNLESECSCNEYVGKQSIENNRIDDIMEEFCRWIHQKSLSSMEHDQDDEVQMPSNQKQFDFDGLREEIKDLINQKSVNVKHHKENGKTHHAKGVVGGLEVLSSDEELFQKLMQDPNSLMAKYVLNLKDTQIEKGKEPKSVPESNLSDLELGGLRQAKDGVNHKQQRNFFGRKVKSQKRSLSKQNGNSEASNRIVILKPGPAGFQNSKTEFGVGSSPEPHCIVGDKGSTERVGALFFLAEIKRKLKSAMGKEWSGISTISVSNNFPHDLRDSNTEIDKENTGKSSPSIDHFYTERIGGPAVGINKGGETGKLKDPEISMEHETDGHPKQRVSNIYVEAKKHLSELLSNEDEGVDFSSKQVHRTLGRILSLPEYNLTPIGSPGRNWEDKFVTSQMRISASAKLQEVNSNTWSPKRENIVSHLDQATQNLESQSSISDSPVNRVLALSSKPSPSEDHFYGNGEEGAFVSISDEMSPEVFYSISAGAVVIGKSTDVVVQGEISVMYALPDSSSSLDTRDDRNAETSEICDDTEYCESLKQESYEKKQVSSPPLVSPYNSVINQKAENLESAVDIPERPSPVSVLEPLFTEDDISPTKSTSPSVKLPLQQIQFEEHNSSTASQVNCAKSCMDDKEVIFEYVKAVLQASGLNWDEFCVKCLASDQLLDPSLFDEVECFPNHLGYNWRLLFDCTNEVLLEVCQRHFGCCPWVSFIKPSIRPVPNMKNIIHEVCEGVHWHFLPLPLPHTLDQIVRKDMGRMGTWMDLHFDVDTIGVEMGEAILEDLMEDIILGCENENQASEYTSVLTELENGNSISL